A genomic region of Oryza glaberrima chromosome 1, OglaRS2, whole genome shotgun sequence contains the following coding sequences:
- the LOC127754255 gene encoding probable protein phosphatase 2C 9 produces the protein MAEICCEEAMSPPATATAAVAAAVSASAAAAVSSAIDRRRRRMEMRRIRIASDLELQAGEDGRPGKRQRLARTASGAPRPDEDSASERPSWGRTEEFPRYGVTAVCGRRREMEDAVSIRPDFLPASGKFHFYGVFDGHGCSHVATTCQDRMHEIVAEEHNKGASGEVAPWRDVMEKSFARMDGEVGNRASTRSDDEPACPCEQQTPSRRDHAGSTAVVAVVSPTQVVVANAGDSRAVISRAGVPVALSVDHKPDRPDELERIEAAGGRVIYWDGARVLGVLAMSRAIGDGYLKPYVTSEPEVTVTERTDDDECLILASDGLWDVVTNEMACEVVRACFHNNGPPAPAARPSGVPSSAEAAETENGGAASVKGISKAESSDKACSDAAMLLTKLALARRSADNVSVVVVDLRRGL, from the exons ATGGCCGAGATCTGCTGCGAGGAGGccatgtcgccgccggccactgcCACGGCTGCTGTCGCGGCAGCGGtctccgcctcggccgccgcagccgtctcCTCGGCGATAGACAGGCGGCGCCGCAGGATGGAGATGAGGCGCATCCGCATCGCAAGTGATCTCGAGCTGCAGGCCGGAGAGGATGGGCGCCCTGGAAAGCGGCAGAGGCTGGCGCGCACGGCGTCTGGCGCCCCGCGTCCTGACGAGGATTCGGCGTCTGAGCGGCCGAGTTGGGGCCGTACGGAGGAGTTCCCGAGGTATGGGGTCACCGCTGTGTGCGGCCGCCGTCGCGAGATGGAAGATGCCGTGTCCATCAGACCGGACTTCTTGCCGGCATCCGGCAAGTTCCATTTTTACGGCGTCTTCGACGGCCATGGCTGCTCCCAT GTTGCGACGACGTGCCAGGACAGGATGCACGAGATTGTCGCCGAGGAGCACAACAAGGGGGCCTCCGGCGAAGTGGCGCCTTGGAGGGATGTGATGGAGAAGAGCTTCGCGCGGATGGATGGGGAGGTCGGTAACCGGGCGTCCACCCGCAGCGACGACGAGCCCGCCTGCCCGTGCGAGCAGCAGACGCCTTCGCGTCGCGACCACGCGGgttccaccgccgtcgtcgccgtcgttagCCCAACAcaggtcgtcgtcgccaacgCCGGCGACTCCCGCGCCGTCATCTCCCGTGCCGGCGTCCCCGTCGCACTATCCGTTGACCACAAA CCCGATCGGCCCGACGAGCTGGAACGAatcgaggcggcgggcggccgcgtCATTTACTGGGACGGCGCCCGGGTGCTCGGCGTCCTCGCCATGTCTCGAGCCATCG GGGATGGGTACCTTAAGCCGTACGTGACGTCGGAGCCGGAGGTGACCGTGACGGAGCGCACCGACGACGATGAATGCCTGATCCTGGCCAGCGACGGGCTATGGGACGTCGTGACCAACGAGATGGCGTGTGAGGTCGTGAGGGCGTGCTTCCACAACAACGGTCCGCCGGCACCGGCCGCGCGGCCGAGCGGCGTGCCCTCctcggccgaggcggcggaaaCCGAGAACGGAGGAGCCGCATCGGTGAAGGGGATAAGCAAGGCGGAGTCCTCCGACAAGGCGTGCTCCGACGCGGCCATGCTGCTGACGAAGTTGGCGCtggcgcggcggagcgcggaCAAtgtcagcgtcgtcgtcgtagatCTCCGCCGGGGATTGTGA
- the LOC127756876 gene encoding protein HESO1-like, whose translation MTEHINYDVVEQCVKNILSLIKPVEDDRRKRLSAIQELSNSIPKVAALRGAVFKPFGSFVSNLYSNSGDLDISVQLPNNSIISKKKKQYVLRELMRVLQNRGVAGYVQFIPFARVPVLQYVSNTFGISCDISVNNYPGRIKSKIFCWISSLDVRFGDMVLLIKEWAKAQNINDPKTGTLNSYSLCLLVLFHFQTCEPAILPPLKEIYEGNIEEEMTVYDEEHLDEVCSENLAKFQSKNKERRNESSLCHLLATFFHKFSSIGTLSGDVISTYTGQFKRIEENPSWMARSYSLFVEDPIERPDNAARAVGLKGLERIAGAFTAANRKFASLQHAKRNDLLEMLCTPAVGSKLGIRVSQEVMANSCTNTPRRNRHHGRPTEQVSARPSDNQNHRGAREFTVGRQVHNPPRARQSTGAYHALNSQHVIPALSQPAGIYQTVGPYQSNGHPQVYTRDVQTVGHQNYRHPMGHTTQLQTVEPYQSNNSQPQVHATSIQAPRQYQNYTRQRPARNYNHQVLHATATETTARNYNHQLLHAAATETTARNYNHQSLHATATETEGSYRNQQQRQHTSGRQTNRNAVNTRYVPVVGRPQNVACESRAQDSSGRGTWQQREPRAGSTYQNR comes from the exons ATGACTGAACATATAAATTATGATGTGGTGGAGCAGTGTGTTAAAAACATCCTCTCTCTAATCAAACCAGTGGAGGATGACAGACGCAAACGACTATCTGCAATTCAGGAGTTATCAAATTCCATTCCTAAAGTTGCAGCCTTAAGAG GTGCTGTTTTCAAACCTTTTGGATCCTTTGTATCAAATCTTTACTCAAATTCAGGTGATTTGGATATATCGGTTCAGCTCCCTAATAACTCAATCATaagcaagaagaaaaagcaATATGTCTTGAGGGAATTAATGAGAGTGCTACAAAATAGAG GTGTTGCCGGATATGTGCAATTTATTCCTTTTGCAAGAGTTCCAGTTCTTCAGTATGTGAGCAACACCTTCGGAATTTCCTGCGATATATCTGTGAACAACTACCCTGGTCGAATTAAATCCAAAATCTTCTGCTGGATCAGTTCTTTAGATGTGCGTTTTGGTGATATGGTTTTACTG ATCAAAGAATGGGCGAAAGCTCAAAACATTAATGATCCCAAAACTGGGACCTTAAACTCCTATTCACTTTGCCTACTAGTCCTCTTCCATTTTCAG ACATGTGAGCCTGCAATCCTTCCACCTCTTAAGGAGATTTATGAAGGGAACATTGAAGAAG AAATGACGGTGTATGATGAGGAACATCTTGATGaggtttgctctgaaaatttaGCAAAATTTCAAAGCAAGAACAAGGAACGAAGGAATGAAAGCTCTCTTTGCCATCTGCTTGCAACCTTTTTCCACAAA TTTTCCTCTATCGGCACCCTTTCGGGTGATGTGATATCCACTTACACGGGCCAGTTCAAACGAATAGAGGAGAACCCAAGTTGGATGGCCAGATCATACAGCTTATTT GTCGAAGATCCAATTGAGAGACCTGATAATGCCGCTAGAGCGGTTGGTTTGAAAGGCCTTGAGCGGATTGCTGGGGCCTTCACCGCTGCTAATCGTAAGTTTGCATCTCTCCAACACGCCAAACGAAATGACTTACTGGAGATGCTGTGTACGCCTGCTGTTGGCTCAAAGCTTGGCATAAGAGTTAGCCAAGAAGTTATGGCTAACTCTTGCACAAATACTCCACGGAGGAACCGTCATCATGGTAGACCAACAGAACAAGTCTCAGCGAGGCCATCTGATAATCAAAATCACCGCGGGGCCAGAGAATTTACAGTTGGGAGACAAGTTCATAATCCCCCACGGGCGCGCCAATCAACTGGAGCGTACCATGCTCTTAACAGTCAGCATGTAATTCCTGCATTGAGCCAACCAGCAGGAATTTATCAAACAGTTGGCCCATACCAGAGTAATGGTCATCCACAGGTGTATACTAGAGATGTCCAAACAGTAGGGCACCAAAATTATAGGCATCCAATGGGACACACCACACAGCTCCAAACAGTGGAACCATATCAGAGTAATAATAGTCAACCACAGGTTCATGCTACCAGCATCCAAGCACCAAGACAATACCAGAATTATACTCGACAACGCCCGGCCAGAAACTACAATCACCAAGTGTTACATGCTACAGCGACCGAGACAACGGCCAGAAACTACAATCACCAATTGTTACATGCTGCAGCAACCGAGACAACGGCCAGAAACTATAATCACCAATCGTTACATGCTACAGCAACCGAGACAGAAGGATCATACCGGAATCAGCAGCAGAGACAACACACATCTGGCCGTCAAACAAATAGGAACGCTGTGAACACAAGGTACGTGCCTGTTGTTGGAAGGCCACAAAATGTAGCATGTGAATCACGAGCTCAAGACTCCTCAGGCAGGGGAACATGGCAACAAAGGGAGCCGCGAGCAGGATCAACCTACCAAAATAGATAG